A single window of bacterium DNA harbors:
- a CDS encoding sigma-54 dependent transcriptional regulator codes for MKASILVVEDNEDLCKTIADVMKHEGYAVKTAASGEEAITRIEKGLIDLVLLDIKLPKKSGLEVLARIRELQPELLVIMITALTDARPAVEALKSGAYDYLLKPFELDELKLVVAKALETHRLKLEVARLKEQQRRRAPESGLYGESAAIQEVLNLVKIIAETPRTSVLLEGESGTGKELVADAIHAASARADKPIIKINCAAIPENLLESELFGYEKGAFTDAKGTKRGLFELAHGGTIFLDEISSMKLSLQPKLLRVLESSTFRRIGGTTDITVDVRVIAATNQNLESCVRDGLFREDLLYRLKVMVIQLPPLRDHAEDILPMAKLFVEQNNREFNRSIKGISAEAAEMMLRYPWPGNVRELKNVLERAVILCKRDEITPELLHLEPIEVPAATSQTALPVRNSAAAGGDAETLAEIERQHVLRTLEKYHNNKSRTAKMLNISRSTLREKLKEYGLE; via the coding sequence ATGAAGGCGAGTATTCTCGTCGTCGAGGATAATGAGGATCTGTGTAAAACCATCGCCGACGTGATGAAGCATGAGGGCTACGCCGTCAAAACCGCAGCGAGCGGGGAGGAGGCGATCACCCGCATCGAAAAGGGATTGATCGATTTGGTGCTGCTGGACATCAAACTCCCCAAGAAGAGCGGGTTGGAGGTGCTGGCGCGCATCCGCGAGCTGCAGCCAGAGCTGCTGGTGATCATGATCACCGCCCTGACCGACGCCCGTCCCGCCGTCGAGGCCCTGAAATCGGGGGCCTACGATTATCTGCTCAAGCCCTTCGAACTTGACGAGCTCAAGCTGGTGGTAGCCAAGGCGCTCGAGACGCATCGCCTCAAGCTCGAGGTCGCGCGCCTCAAGGAGCAGCAGCGCCGCCGGGCTCCGGAATCGGGCCTCTACGGCGAGAGCGCCGCCATCCAAGAGGTGCTCAACCTGGTCAAGATCATCGCTGAAACCCCGCGCACATCGGTGCTGCTGGAGGGCGAGAGCGGCACCGGCAAGGAACTGGTCGCCGATGCCATCCATGCAGCCAGCGCCCGCGCCGACAAGCCGATCATCAAGATCAACTGTGCCGCCATCCCGGAAAACCTACTCGAGAGCGAACTCTTCGGCTATGAAAAGGGAGCCTTCACCGACGCCAAGGGGACCAAGCGCGGACTCTTCGAACTGGCCCACGGCGGCACCATCTTCCTCGACGAAATCTCAAGCATGAAGCTGTCGCTGCAGCCCAAACTGCTGCGGGTCCTTGAGAGCAGCACCTTCCGCCGCATCGGCGGGACCACCGACATCACGGTCGATGTGCGCGTCATCGCCGCAACCAACCAGAATCTCGAATCCTGCGTCCGCGACGGGCTGTTCCGCGAGGATCTCCTCTACCGCCTCAAGGTGATGGTGATCCAACTCCCGCCCCTGCGCGACCATGCCGAGGATATCCTCCCCATGGCCAAGCTCTTTGTCGAACAGAACAACCGCGAGTTCAACCGGTCGATCAAGGGGATCTCGGCCGAGGCGGCGGAGATGATGCTGCGCTACCCCTGGCCCGGCAATGTGCGCGAACTCAAGAACGTCCTCGAACGCGCCGTGATCCTCTGCAAGCGCGACGAGATCACCCCGGAGCTGCTTCATCTTGAACCGATCGAGGTTCCCGCCGCCACGTCCCAGACGGCGCTGCCGGTCCGGAACTCCGCTGCTGCTGGCGGCGATGCGGAGACCCTGGCGGAGATTGAGCGCCAGCACGTCCTGCGCACCCTGGAGAAGTACCATAACAACAAATCCCGGACCGCCAAGATGCTCAACATCTCGCGATCCACTCTGCGGGAAAAACTCAAGGAATACGGACTCGAATAG
- a CDS encoding metallophosphoesterase: protein MKHSGFILFISIALGLYALMNYYLIRRGLQALPAQSWSRGLFTLLIVLLAAAYPMGRWLERSPSPWLGNLLVHIGAYYTGMLVLTLVALLAIDLIRLADHFLAFMPASWRGSHTPASLKFFWLTFVLIAVLTTAGAVNARHPRVRHLSLEIAKPAPVHRLRLVLATDIHLGTMIHNSRMQQIVSLINAQTPDLILLGGDLFDEDVLSLSKQNMAEVLQQLSARHGVYAIPGNHEYFSGINHALNYMRSAGIIVLRDSVVKAADAVWLIGRDDRQGHAFGRQRLVLGELVLKADKNQPLILLDHQPFHLDEAEAQGIDLQLSGHTHHGQIFPFQYITKGIYEMSWGYLRKGRTQYYVSCGAGTWGPPLRLGNRPEIVTIDLTFAAPQ, encoded by the coding sequence ATGAAACACAGCGGCTTTATCCTCTTCATCTCCATCGCTTTGGGGCTCTATGCCCTGATGAATTATTATCTTATCCGCCGCGGTTTGCAGGCCCTGCCAGCGCAAAGCTGGTCGCGAGGCCTCTTCACCCTCCTCATTGTCTTGCTCGCGGCCGCCTATCCTATGGGTCGCTGGCTGGAGCGCAGCCCCAGCCCTTGGCTCGGCAATCTGCTTGTCCATATCGGCGCCTATTATACCGGCATGCTCGTTCTGACCCTGGTGGCCCTCCTGGCCATCGATCTCATCCGGCTTGCCGACCATTTCCTTGCCTTCATGCCGGCATCTTGGCGGGGCAGTCATACGCCGGCCAGCCTGAAGTTTTTCTGGCTGACCTTCGTCCTCATCGCCGTACTGACCACAGCCGGAGCGGTGAATGCACGCCATCCGCGCGTCCGGCATCTGAGCCTCGAAATCGCCAAACCGGCACCCGTCCACCGGCTGCGTCTGGTCCTCGCCACTGATATCCATCTCGGCACGATGATCCACAACTCGCGGATGCAGCAGATCGTCTCGCTGATCAACGCCCAGACACCCGATCTCATCCTCCTCGGCGGCGACCTGTTCGACGAGGATGTACTCTCCCTCTCCAAACAAAACATGGCCGAAGTGCTGCAGCAGCTCTCGGCGCGGCATGGCGTCTATGCCATCCCCGGCAATCATGAGTATTTCAGCGGCATCAACCATGCTCTCAACTATATGCGCAGCGCCGGGATTATCGTGCTCCGCGACAGTGTCGTCAAGGCGGCGGATGCAGTCTGGCTTATCGGCCGTGACGACCGCCAGGGCCACGCCTTCGGACGCCAACGTCTTGTGCTCGGCGAACTGGTCCTAAAAGCCGATAAAAATCAGCCGCTGATCCTCCTTGACCATCAACCCTTCCACCTCGATGAAGCCGAAGCGCAGGGCATCGATCTCCAGCTCTCCGGCCACACCCATCACGGCCAGATTTTCCCCTTCCAGTATATCACCAAAGGGATCTATGAGATGAGCTGGGGTTACCTGCGCAAAGGTCGAACCCAGTACTACGTCTCTTGCGGCGCCGGTACCTGGGGTCCGCCTCTGCGACTCGGCAACCGGCCCGAGATTGTGACCATCGATCTGACTTTCGCGGCGCCGCAATGA
- a CDS encoding 4Fe-4S cluster-binding domain-containing protein — translation MIPADPYVAYQHCALCPRECGVDRSAGKVGICGESAELRVASLEAHFGEEPPLSGSCGSGTLFLSGCSLLCTFCQNFQISGLHLGAIVGVEQIATRILELVRQQKIHNLNLVTPDHFLPHILDLVERLRGQGFDRPVVYNSSGYQKVEMLRWAETSVDIYLPDYKYSNADLAHALSRCRDYPLVALDALCEMVRQKGFLDHFTAAKPLASRGVLVRHLVLPGQVTNSIDALSTLFTEFGRDLPLSLMSQYRPARMVRQAELNRPLRHEEFYRVYEHALDLGFRNLFVQPLEGPVEAEDPFLPDFNRERPFKGNVR, via the coding sequence ATGATTCCGGCAGATCCCTATGTGGCCTACCAGCACTGCGCCCTCTGCCCGCGCGAATGCGGAGTGGACCGGAGCGCCGGCAAAGTGGGGATTTGCGGCGAATCAGCCGAGCTGCGCGTCGCCTCACTCGAAGCCCACTTCGGTGAAGAACCCCCCCTCAGCGGCAGCTGTGGTTCCGGAACCCTCTTTCTCAGCGGCTGCTCCCTGCTCTGCACCTTTTGCCAGAACTTTCAAATCTCCGGCCTGCATCTCGGCGCCATCGTCGGCGTCGAGCAGATCGCGACGCGCATACTCGAACTGGTGCGGCAGCAAAAAATCCATAACCTCAATCTGGTGACGCCGGATCACTTTTTGCCGCACATCCTCGATCTGGTCGAGCGACTGCGCGGCCAGGGATTCGATCGCCCTGTCGTCTATAACAGCTCCGGATATCAAAAGGTGGAGATGTTGCGGTGGGCCGAAACCAGCGTGGATATTTATCTGCCGGACTATAAATACAGCAATGCCGATCTGGCGCATGCCCTCTCGCGATGTCGCGATTACCCCCTGGTCGCCCTGGATGCCCTCTGCGAGATGGTGCGGCAGAAGGGTTTTCTCGACCATTTTACCGCGGCCAAGCCCCTCGCCAGCCGCGGCGTCCTGGTCCGCCATCTCGTCCTGCCTGGTCAGGTGACCAACTCCATAGACGCCCTCTCCACCCTCTTCACCGAATTCGGCCGCGATTTGCCGCTGAGTCTGATGTCCCAGTACCGCCCGGCGCGGATGGTGCGGCAGGCGGAACTGAACCGCCCGCTACGGCACGAGGAGTTTTACCGCGTCTACGAGCATGCGCTTGATTTGGGCTTCCGAAACCTGTTCGTGCAGCCGCTGGAGGGCCCGGTCGAGGCGGAGGACCCCTTCCTTCCCGATTTCAACCGGGAGCGCCCCTTCAAGGGCAACGTACGCTGA